The DNA region GTTGGTGTAGATCCAGACCAGGCTGACCAGCAGCCCGAACGAGGCGCGCCACGACTCACGCGCCGGCAGCCCGTTGGCGATGCCCTGCTCGATGAAGTCGAAGTCGAGGATCAGCATGAAGACACCGAGCACCAGGCCGGCGATCGCGAAGACCAGGCCGAGGGCGTTGTTGTCGTAGAGGCCGAGCCCACCGCCGAACATGCTGAGGACGAGCTCCATCAGGCTGAGCGCGACCATGCCGAACATCGCCGCGATGACGAAGGTGCGGAACTTCTGGCCGACCTTGATCTCGAAGAACTTGTACGCCGCGAGGGTGCCGGCGAACGCCGCGAAGGTGCCGATCACGGCCTGCATCACGATGCCGCCCATTTCGGCGTCGACGCCGTAGATGGCGTCGTAGAACTTGCTGATCGCGCCGAGCGCGACACCTTCGGCGACCGCGAACGCGATCACCAGGCCGGGGCTGATCACGCGCTTGAACGAGTTGACCAGGGACAGCAGGAACGCGGCGCCGGAGCCGACCAGCATCAGCATGGTGAGCTGACCCACGGCGTCCTGCGCCTCGGCGCTGTTCTCCAGGCTGGGCGTGAGGAACCAGGTGGCGGCCGCGGCCAGGATGGTGATGCCGAGGGTGATGGCGGTGGACTGGACGACGGTGTCGATGGTCATCCGGTCGGTGCGCTGGATCGGCGGTGCGCCGAAGCCAGCGGGCTGACCGTCTCCGTAGCCGGGCTGGCCCTGGGCGTAGCCCGGGTAGCCGGCGGCGTCGCCGTAGGTGGCCTGGCCGTAGCCGGCGCCACTCCGGTTGAACTCCTCGTTCCGGTTGAACACCGGGTTGTTGCTGCGCATGGTCTCCTCCGCAGGAAACTTGTGTCGGGCCCCTCAGTCTAGGGGTCTGATATCACTGCAACGTAGGGCGTCGGCGTTCCGTTCCCGCAGCCGGGGCGCGGTTGAGGGGTCAGTCCGGACGCTCCGACCGACGCCGCAGCCGTACGACGGTGTCGCGCACCTCCAGCGGTCCGTCCGGCATCTGCTGGACGCGGTCCTGGGTGGTGGCCAGCTCTACCTCCCACGGCGAGTCGGCCGCAGCGGTGCCGAGCGCGTCGAGCACCCGGTCCGGCTCGAAGAGCAGGCCCGGGCCGTGGCTGTGCCGTGCGCCGGAGGCGACGTCCTCGGGTGGTGCGCGGTCACCAGCAGCCGGCCGCCGGGGGCGACCGCGTCGGCGATACCGGCGTAGATGGCGGCGAAGTCGGGCTGCGGGACGTGCAGGAAGCTCACCGTGACCAGGTCGAACCGCTCGCCCGGCACGGGCGGGGGTCGGCGAGGGCGTCGTAGAGACCGACCTTGACCTGATCCTCCACTCCCCGCTCGATGGCGTGCGCGGCGACCTTGTCCAACGCCACCTGCGAGATGTCGACGGCGGTCACCTGCCACCCGCGGCCGGCGAGCCAGAGCGCGTCGCCGCCCTCCCCGCAGGCGACGTCGAGGGCGGTGCCGGGGTCGAGCTCGGAGGCCTGCTCGACGAGGCGCTGGTTGGGGCGGCCGCTCCACACCCGGTCACCGGAGTAGCGCTCGTCCCAGGCCGCGGCGCTGAGCGCTTCGCGGAGATCGGCGAGGGTGGGCTCGTCACTGTCGCCGTGCGGATGCTGGTCGGCGTGCTGATCGGTCATGCGCGCCACTCTCCCGGCTCAGGTCGGCCTGAAGTCAAGGCCGCGCCGATCACCGGTCCCTCCGCTCTCGGCAGCAGGACGCTGCCGGGGCAGCGCGCGGTGGGCGGGCGCTCCCGGAGCACGCACCGTGGGCGCATGAG from Nocardioides sambongensis includes:
- a CDS encoding Bax inhibitor-1/YccA family protein, translating into MRSNNPVFNRNEEFNRSGAGYGQATYGDAAGYPGYAQGQPGYGDGQPAGFGAPPIQRTDRMTIDTVVQSTAITLGITILAAAATWFLTPSLENSAEAQDAVGQLTMLMLVGSGAAFLLSLVNSFKRVISPGLVIAFAVAEGVALGAISKFYDAIYGVDAEMGGIVMQAVIGTFAAFAGTLAAYKFFEIKVGQKFRTFVIAAMFGMVALSLMELVLSMFGGGLGLYDNNALGLVFAIAGLVLGVFMLILDFDFIEQGIANGLPARESWRASFGLLVSLVWIYTNLLRILAIFQQD
- a CDS encoding SAM-dependent methyltransferase, whose amino-acid sequence is MTDQHADQHPHGDSDEPTLADLREALSAAAWDERYSGDRVWSGRPNQRLVEQASELDPGTALDVACGEGGDALWLAGRGWQVTAVDISQVALDKVAAHAIERGVEDQVKVGLYDALADPRPCRASGSTWSR